In a single window of the Deferrivibrio essentukiensis genome:
- a CDS encoding MATE family efflux transporter, whose translation MVNKNIVNLLVKSWSVSWPMILIMVFEFFISLTDVYIAGKVGKEVQASIGLVSQIYFIFIVVANAITVGSVSLISRLFTASDKKELSSAIYSILVATGFFGVILSLLGIFLSGPIINSLKIPQSVKLYAAPLIQIYAFGLMFHYFLVNTNGILRATAKIKISLLSMGVAAVTNIMLNFLFVFYTPLGFRGIALSTVTGVFLAALINMYNIKKFLVHKSFVVKFVRRVFKIGWPSGVLQISWQFGSTVLFLIIASLPEKSVDVMAALTNGLRIEAAIFLPAFAFNMANAVLVGNILGENKKEDAFKSGFYTAIMGTVLIAVITLIIIVFARNIAGFLSDNANVVKESVTYLYISMISEPFMAFGVILSGGLNGAGDTKSVMIRIIASLWLIRIPLAFILGIVLNYGPAGIWWSMNISIFIQCFLIGRHYFKRRWLLNEI comes from the coding sequence ATGGTGAATAAAAACATAGTAAATTTGTTGGTTAAAAGCTGGTCGGTGAGCTGGCCGATGATACTTATTATGGTGTTTGAGTTTTTTATTAGTCTTACGGATGTATATATTGCTGGTAAAGTGGGGAAAGAGGTTCAAGCATCTATAGGCCTTGTATCACAAATTTATTTCATATTTATAGTGGTGGCAAATGCCATTACAGTAGGAAGCGTATCACTGATATCAAGGCTATTTACCGCTTCTGATAAAAAAGAGTTATCTTCCGCAATTTATTCAATACTTGTAGCGACGGGTTTTTTCGGGGTGATTTTAAGTTTGCTGGGGATTTTTTTGTCTGGCCCTATCATTAATTCATTAAAAATACCCCAATCGGTAAAACTATATGCGGCTCCTTTGATACAAATCTATGCTTTCGGACTTATGTTTCACTATTTTTTAGTCAATACAAATGGAATTTTGAGAGCGACAGCCAAAATTAAAATATCACTGCTTTCAATGGGTGTGGCTGCGGTGACTAATATTATGCTTAATTTTTTATTTGTTTTTTATACGCCACTTGGATTTAGGGGGATTGCACTTTCTACGGTAACAGGAGTATTTTTAGCTGCGTTAATAAATATGTATAATATAAAAAAGTTTCTTGTACACAAGAGTTTTGTGGTAAAATTTGTTAGAAGGGTTTTTAAAATCGGCTGGCCTTCGGGGGTGTTGCAGATAAGTTGGCAATTTGGAAGTACTGTGCTTTTTTTGATAATTGCATCCCTCCCTGAAAAAAGTGTCGATGTAATGGCAGCCCTTACTAACGGTTTAAGGATAGAGGCAGCGATATTTTTACCGGCCTTTGCTTTTAATATGGCAAATGCTGTGTTAGTAGGCAATATTTTGGGTGAAAACAAAAAAGAGGACGCTTTTAAGTCAGGTTTTTATACTGCTATTATGGGGACAGTTTTGATAGCTGTGATTACTTTAATTATAATTGTTTTTGCAAGAAATATCGCAGGCTTTCTTTCTGATAATGCAAATGTTGTAAAAGAGAGTGTCACATATCTTTATATAAGCATGATTAGCGAGCCGTTTATGGCATTTGGAGTTATTTTGTCCGGCGGGTTGAATGGTGCTGGGGATACAAAAAGTGTCATGATAAGAATAATCGCAAGTTTGTGGCTTATAAGAATTCCTCTTGCTTTTATATTAGGAATTGTTCTAAATTATGGACCGGCGGGAATTTGGTGGAGTATGAATATTTCTATTTTCATACAATGCTTTTTGATAGGAAGACATTATTTTAAAAGAAGGTGGTTATTAAATGAAATCTGA
- a CDS encoding cytochrome C assembly family protein, with translation MLYSINIFFYIVSFLLILLHFFHNNRKLYLSSQIAMFISVSLNIVNFILRWARLSEFPSNSLFDVLNLVMLFLGVGYLVMFAKYRRPFILLFVLPFIIASGIGGFISENIVYHTKPLSTFWIYIHLPLTIGGTAFFLIAALAGVLYFLQERQLKNKNFGLIFKNFPPLETINNINIFALYTGFVLFSGGIVSGIIWGLLEWNGTLMLTSKLVFSFITWIVFAVIIIVKKTKGLTPKKTATLSIIGILLILLTYHGVATFLLR, from the coding sequence ATGCTGTACAGCATAAATATATTTTTTTATATAGTTAGTTTTCTTCTTATTTTGCTTCACTTTTTTCATAACAATAGAAAATTATATTTATCTTCGCAAATAGCAATGTTTATTTCAGTAAGTTTAAACATTGTCAACTTTATTTTAAGATGGGCAAGATTAAGTGAGTTTCCATCCAACAGCCTATTTGATGTGCTTAATCTGGTAATGCTTTTTCTTGGTGTTGGATACCTGGTAATGTTTGCAAAATACCGCAGACCATTTATATTATTATTTGTATTGCCTTTTATAATTGCTTCAGGGATAGGCGGTTTTATTTCAGAAAATATTGTTTATCATACTAAGCCTTTATCAACATTTTGGATTTATATACATTTACCTCTGACAATAGGTGGTACAGCATTCTTTCTTATAGCAGCACTTGCGGGAGTTTTATATTTTCTACAAGAAAGGCAACTTAAAAATAAAAATTTCGGACTTATTTTTAAAAACTTTCCGCCACTTGAAACTATTAATAATATAAATATTTTCGCTCTATACACAGGGTTTGTGCTGTTTTCTGGGGGCATAGTTTCCGGAATAATCTGGGGGCTTCTCGAGTGGAATGGCACTTTGATGCTAACCTCGAAATTAGTTTTTTCATTTATAACTTGGATAGTGTTTGCAGTAATTATAATTGTAAAAAAAACAAAGGGGCTTACACCGAAAAAAACAGCTACTTTAAGCATAATAGGCATTTTACTAATTTTACTCACATATCACGGTGTAGCTACATTTTTATTAAGGTGA
- the hemA gene encoding glutamyl-tRNA reductase, translated as MQLAVVGLNHNTASVELRECLAVPQERIEQIYSNILKNERIYEALILSTCNRVEYYIVTDDFLCNVESVLKIVAEESKIQLDELKNHTYTYCGRDAIKHLFKVACGLDSLVLGEPQIFGQVKDAFANAKIYGKVDRFLKKLEESTIKIAKKVRTDTKIAENPVSVSYAAVELAKKIFGSLKNKSALIIGAGEMCELAAKHLSTTDISSIVITNRTFQKAEALAKEVSGVAKPFSNINEYLVDADIIISSTGAPDYIVRYDDVKSIMQKRKYSPMFFIDIAVPRDIDPKINEIENTYVYDIDDLKSVVEANKKAREKEAVKAMEMVEEAVDSFFDWVKSLKIVPTIKNLRLYFEEIKNNELIRLKEKHKSMDETLLNYALTSYLNKVLHTPLTNLKNLGAGSEKYTLAEAVEILFNLKGE; from the coding sequence ATGCAATTAGCAGTTGTCGGACTTAATCATAATACAGCTTCAGTCGAGCTTAGAGAATGCTTGGCCGTGCCACAAGAGAGGATAGAGCAGATATATTCCAATATCCTCAAAAATGAAAGGATATACGAAGCCCTTATACTTTCAACTTGCAATAGGGTGGAATATTACATAGTTACAGATGACTTTTTATGCAATGTTGAAAGTGTCCTCAAAATAGTTGCAGAAGAAAGTAAAATTCAACTTGATGAGCTTAAAAATCACACTTATACCTATTGTGGCAGAGATGCGATAAAGCATCTCTTTAAAGTTGCTTGCGGGCTGGATTCTCTTGTACTTGGTGAACCACAAATTTTTGGACAGGTAAAAGATGCGTTTGCAAATGCAAAAATTTACGGAAAAGTTGACAGATTTTTAAAGAAACTTGAAGAATCAACAATAAAAATTGCAAAAAAGGTAAGGACTGACACTAAAATTGCAGAAAACCCTGTTTCCGTCAGTTATGCTGCCGTAGAGCTTGCCAAAAAGATATTTGGCAGTCTTAAAAACAAATCTGCCCTTATTATTGGCGCCGGTGAAATGTGTGAACTTGCCGCCAAACATCTTTCCACAACTGATATCAGCTCGATTGTAATTACCAATAGGACTTTTCAAAAGGCAGAGGCCCTTGCCAAAGAAGTTTCAGGGGTAGCAAAGCCATTTTCAAATATTAATGAGTATCTTGTTGATGCGGATATTATTATCAGCTCTACCGGTGCTCCGGACTACATCGTAAGATATGATGATGTAAAATCTATCATGCAAAAGAGAAAATATTCACCTATGTTTTTTATAGATATTGCAGTACCAAGAGATATTGACCCTAAAATAAACGAAATTGAAAATACATATGTATATGACATTGACGATTTAAAATCTGTTGTAGAGGCGAATAAAAAGGCTCGTGAGAAGGAAGCTGTCAAAGCAATGGAGATGGTTGAAGAAGCGGTGGACAGCTTTTTTGATTGGGTAAAATCGCTAAAAATTGTTCCTACCATAAAAAATTTAAGACTGTACTTTGAAGAGATAAAAAATAATGAACTAATCCGCTTGAAAGAGAAACATAAAAGCATGGATGAAACTTTGCTTAATTATGCACTCACGTCATATTTAAATAAGGTGCTGCACACTCCGTTGACAAACTTAAAAAACCTCGGGGCTGGCTCCGAGAAATATACATTGGCTGAGGCAGTTGAAATATTATTTAATTTAAAAGGAGAATAA
- the hemC gene encoding hydroxymethylbilane synthase: protein MEKLVIGTRGSKLALWQSNYIKSLIEERYENIKVELKIIKTQGDKILDTPLAKIGGKGLFVKEIENALLDGSADIAVHSMKDVPMELPEGLILFATPLREEPNDAFLSVKFNSIRELPKNAVVGTSSLRRKLQLLKLREDLIIKDLRGNVDTRIRKLVDGEFDAIILAKAGLNRLKMTDYIKETVSIEDILPAVCQGIIGIELREDDKRTQEIVSFINHETTMIRTKCERAYLKKLQGGCQVPIAGFSQIKDNKIYLKALLSSLDGKTHIYEEGFSPIDKAEELGKSIAEKILNNGGKEILREVYS, encoded by the coding sequence ATGGAAAAGTTAGTTATCGGCACAAGAGGAAGCAAATTAGCCCTGTGGCAATCAAACTATATTAAAAGTCTTATAGAAGAAAGATATGAAAATATAAAGGTTGAGCTTAAAATAATAAAAACTCAAGGGGATAAGATTTTGGATACCCCTCTTGCAAAAATCGGTGGTAAAGGGCTTTTTGTCAAAGAGATAGAAAATGCTCTGCTTGATGGCAGTGCGGATATAGCCGTCCACAGTATGAAAGATGTCCCTATGGAGTTGCCTGAGGGGCTAATCCTTTTTGCAACACCATTAAGGGAAGAACCAAACGATGCATTTTTATCTGTCAAGTTCAACAGTATTAGAGAATTACCCAAGAATGCAGTAGTTGGCACAAGCAGCCTAAGGCGTAAGCTACAACTTTTAAAGCTAAGAGAAGATCTTATCATCAAAGATTTAAGAGGTAATGTTGATACCAGAATAAGAAAATTGGTTGATGGAGAATTTGATGCCATTATCCTTGCCAAGGCAGGGTTAAACAGACTTAAAATGACAGACTATATAAAAGAAACCGTATCTATAGAAGATATACTTCCTGCAGTTTGCCAGGGGATAATTGGTATAGAGTTGAGGGAAGACGACAAAAGAACACAAGAAATAGTTTCCTTTATAAACCATGAGACAACAATGATAAGAACAAAATGTGAGAGAGCCTATCTCAAAAAATTACAGGGCGGATGCCAAGTGCCTATTGCCGGCTTCTCACAAATAAAAGATAACAAGATTTATTTAAAGGCGCTACTTTCCTCACTTGATGGCAAAACACACATTTATGAAGAAGGTTTTTCACCAATAGACAAGGCCGAAGAGTTAGGAAAAAGTATTGCTGAAAAGATATTAAACAATGGTGGAAAAGAAATTTTAAGAGAAGTCTACTCATAA
- a CDS encoding uroporphyrinogen-III synthase, protein MKNILVTRQAEQSVDFINLLSKNLFYPFMLPMIETVGVDFVTKKQVYDYIIFTSTNAAKFFFAKSKAKGVKYIAVGSTTAKYLETYGVKAYTPKDDFSAEGLIEYFRNIDIKDTNILIPAPEKHSDTLKNFLISNGALVETVVAYKTNEVQYPEGYLNNFLIENKIDTVTFASPSAAKSFFSNAMTGMDIYNLNYIAIGKTTYKFLKENYNIESHYPDEYTVEGVIKLLNDLRRTK, encoded by the coding sequence ATGAAAAATATTTTGGTAACAAGACAGGCCGAGCAATCTGTTGACTTTATTAATTTACTTTCAAAGAACTTATTTTACCCTTTTATGTTGCCAATGATTGAAACAGTTGGCGTTGATTTTGTCACAAAAAAGCAGGTTTATGACTATATAATTTTCACCAGTACAAATGCCGCAAAATTTTTCTTTGCTAAATCAAAGGCCAAAGGGGTTAAATATATAGCAGTAGGAAGTACTACAGCAAAATATTTAGAAACTTACGGGGTAAAGGCTTACACACCTAAAGATGATTTTTCAGCTGAAGGTCTAATAGAATATTTTAGAAACATTGATATTAAAGATACAAATATTTTGATTCCTGCTCCGGAAAAGCATTCCGATACATTAAAAAATTTTCTAATTTCAAATGGAGCATTGGTTGAAACTGTAGTGGCTTATAAAACAAATGAAGTTCAATACCCTGAAGGATATTTAAATAATTTTCTTATAGAAAACAAAATAGATACAGTCACATTTGCTTCTCCTTCAGCAGCAAAAAGTTTTTTCTCAAATGCAATGACCGGCATGGATATTTATAATCTAAACTATATAGCTATTGGCAAAACAACATATAAATTTTTAAAGGAAAATTACAATATAGAATCACATTATCCTGATGAATATACCGTTGAGGGTGTTATTAAGTTATTAAACGACCTAAGGAGGACAAAATGA
- the hemB gene encoding porphobilinogen synthase, producing the protein MSFPVIRPRRLRKNEIIRSLVRETKLTLDDLIQPLFITEFEGVKKEIPSMPGIYQMDTENTVKECLELEKLGIKAVILFGIPKHKDEMGSEAYNDNGIIQKAIKAIKENCKNLYVITDVCMCEYTSHGHCGIIKDGDVNNDETLKYLALEALSHAKAGADMVAPSDMMDGRIAAIRDALDSNGFESIPIMSYSAKFASAYYGPFRDAAESTPQFGDRRSYQMDPANRLEAIRESELDLMEGADILMVKPALAYLDIIRETKDTYNVPLAAYNVSGEYSMIMGAIERGWFDKDRIILETLTSIKRAGADLILTYFAKEVAKIL; encoded by the coding sequence ATGAGCTTTCCGGTAATAAGACCAAGAAGATTGAGAAAAAATGAAATAATAAGAAGCCTTGTAAGGGAAACAAAACTTACCCTTGATGATTTAATACAACCCCTTTTCATCACGGAATTTGAAGGTGTAAAAAAAGAGATACCGTCAATGCCAGGCATCTACCAAATGGATACAGAAAATACTGTAAAAGAGTGCCTTGAACTTGAAAAATTAGGAATAAAGGCAGTAATCCTTTTTGGAATACCTAAACATAAAGATGAAATGGGAAGTGAAGCATACAATGACAATGGAATAATTCAAAAAGCAATAAAAGCGATTAAGGAAAATTGTAAAAATCTATATGTAATTACTGATGTATGTATGTGTGAATACACAAGCCACGGACACTGCGGTATCATTAAGGATGGGGATGTAAATAATGACGAAACTCTAAAATACCTTGCACTTGAAGCACTGAGTCATGCAAAAGCAGGGGCAGATATGGTAGCCCCAAGTGACATGATGGATGGAAGAATTGCTGCTATCAGAGATGCTTTGGATAGCAATGGGTTTGAAAGTATCCCTATTATGAGCTATTCAGCTAAATTTGCTTCAGCTTATTACGGACCATTCAGAGATGCTGCAGAAAGCACTCCTCAATTTGGAGACAGAAGAAGTTATCAGATGGACCCGGCAAACAGGCTTGAAGCGATAAGGGAATCAGAACTTGACCTGATGGAAGGAGCAGATATTTTGATGGTAAAACCTGCCCTTGCTTATCTTGATATTATCAGAGAAACAAAAGATACCTACAATGTACCTTTGGCAGCATATAACGTAAGTGGAGAATATTCCATGATTATGGGGGCAATTGAAAGAGGATGGTTTGATAAAGACAGAATTATTTTGGAAACTCTAACATCTATAAAAAGAGCCGGAGCTGACCTTATATTAACTTATTTTGCAAAAGAGGTTGCCAAAATCTTATGA
- a CDS encoding DUF815 domain-containing protein codes for MNLNEKIAFRWLNNELEPIEIKSANKLDNLLCINRQKMLAIKNVGSFVNGGPFLNMLLWGEKGCGKSSLIKSLGLKFKNDGLKIVEYLDDNIVAIFKLFKIINNYPQYKFIVYFDDISFDEDDVVFRRFKSAIEGSLEDPPENVMFVVTSNRRHLIAERSADTNDIYSRDDINEKSSLFARFGLTIGFYPLKKSEYLDIVKFYLKQFNINENEEILKEAENFAIERGGRSGRIAKQFAIYMLISG; via the coding sequence ATGAATTTAAACGAAAAGATAGCATTCAGATGGTTAAATAATGAGTTGGAGCCTATAGAAATAAAGTCTGCAAATAAGTTAGACAATTTACTATGTATAAACAGACAAAAAATGCTCGCAATAAAAAATGTCGGCTCTTTTGTTAATGGAGGCCCCTTCTTAAATATGCTTTTATGGGGGGAAAAAGGGTGCGGTAAATCGTCATTAATCAAATCATTGGGTTTAAAATTTAAAAATGACGGGCTCAAAATTGTCGAATATCTTGATGACAATATTGTAGCTATTTTCAAACTATTTAAGATTATCAATAATTATCCTCAATACAAGTTTATTGTTTACTTTGATGATATCTCTTTCGATGAAGATGATGTTGTTTTCAGGAGATTTAAGTCTGCTATTGAAGGGAGTCTTGAAGATCCTCCTGAAAATGTGATGTTTGTAGTTACTTCTAACAGACGCCACCTTATTGCCGAAAGGTCAGCAGACACAAATGATATTTACTCAAGGGATGACATTAATGAAAAGTCATCTCTTTTTGCAAGATTCGGGCTTACAATTGGCTTTTACCCACTTAAAAAGAGTGAATATCTTGATATTGTAAAATTTTATTTAAAGCAGTTTAATATTAATGAAAATGAGGAAATACTTAAAGAAGCAGAAAATTTTGCAATAGAAAGAGGTGGCAGAAGTGGCAGAATAGCAAAACAATTTGCTATTTATATGCTGATTTCAGGCTGA
- a CDS encoding EAL and HDOD domain-containing protein, which translates to QSIHGYELLFRDDKYNNLANIKDAFGTIATTLVNIFERFGTQSLLHNSLGFLNTNRDFLLSDYVEIIPKDKFVLEILEDTIVDDYLLSRINELRAMGYKFALDDFVFDSDYLDNFSKLFDKVDYIKVEYPNVKNDNLALKLKILNKLPAKLLAEKVETYKEYSKCKDAGFHLFQGFFFARPTILEADAVDPSKLTVIKIINMINKDENVGKIVDVFQTNPILSYNFLKFVNSAAFFFRSRIKSIRHAISLIGLKKLQSWLMLLSFAQKGKNAVNSPLFQSAVVRAKGMELLATEVFKNNDEKKETAFLVGLFSLVDALFSRPKDELIRMLALDEEVEKALLFYEGQLGRMLKVIEYDEFELYDDMMKILNNLKIDYKDFTEVKLKSYAWLNDITEFL; encoded by the coding sequence CAATCTATACACGGTTATGAGTTACTTTTTAGAGATGATAAATATAATAACCTTGCAAATATAAAAGATGCTTTTGGTACCATTGCTACTACACTTGTGAATATATTTGAACGTTTTGGTACACAGAGTTTGCTTCATAACTCTCTTGGCTTTTTAAATACAAACAGAGATTTTTTGCTAAGTGATTATGTTGAGATTATTCCAAAGGATAAATTTGTGTTGGAAATACTCGAGGACACAATTGTAGATGACTATCTTTTAAGTAGGATTAACGAGTTGAGAGCAATGGGGTACAAATTTGCCCTTGATGATTTTGTGTTTGATTCAGACTATCTTGATAACTTTAGTAAGCTTTTTGATAAGGTTGACTACATTAAGGTAGAGTATCCCAATGTAAAAAATGACAATTTAGCTTTAAAACTTAAGATTTTAAACAAGCTTCCTGCAAAACTTTTAGCTGAAAAGGTTGAAACTTATAAAGAATATAGCAAATGTAAAGATGCAGGTTTTCATTTGTTTCAAGGGTTTTTCTTTGCAAGGCCTACCATCCTGGAAGCTGACGCCGTTGACCCTTCAAAATTGACGGTAATTAAAATTATCAATATGATAAATAAGGATGAAAATGTCGGAAAAATTGTGGACGTTTTTCAGACAAACCCCATATTAAGTTATAATTTTTTAAAATTTGTTAATTCTGCTGCATTTTTTTTCCGTTCAAGAATTAAATCAATACGTCATGCCATCAGTCTTATCGGACTGAAAAAGCTGCAAAGTTGGTTAATGCTTTTAAGTTTTGCTCAAAAAGGTAAAAATGCAGTTAATTCCCCTTTGTTTCAGTCGGCTGTTGTCAGGGCAAAGGGGATGGAGCTTTTGGCAACAGAGGTCTTTAAAAATAATGACGAAAAAAAAGAAACAGCTTTTCTTGTGGGACTTTTTTCCCTTGTTGACGCGCTTTTTAGTAGACCAAAAGATGAGCTCATAAGAATGCTTGCCCTTGACGAAGAGGTGGAGAAGGCACTTCTTTTCTACGAAGGGCAATTGGGGAGAATGTTGAAAGTCATAGAGTATGATGAGTTTGAGCTATATGATGATATGATGAAAATACTAAATAATTTAAAAATTGACTATAAAGATTTTACTGAAGTCAAATTAAAGAGTTACGCCTGGCTTAATGATATTACAGAATTTTTGTAG